In Arcobacter sp. CECT 8983, the DNA window AAACTATGCTGTAAAGATGCTTGAAGGAGCAAGAGAACAAGGTATGTTCATGGAAACTTTAGAGTTTATGTTTGCTACTCAAACTTATTGGATAAAAAACCATGTTGTTCAACCAAAACAGTTATGGGCTTTATTAGCAAACGTAAAAGGTTTAGATATGGAAAAAATGACTGAGTTTATGAATAATAACAAAACAGCTGATGAAAGAATTGCACAAGATTTAAAAGATGCAGAAACTTTAAAAGCTGATAAAACTCCATCTTATTTTGTAAATGGAAAACCTTTACAAGAGTTTGGATTAGAAAACCTAAAAAAACTTATTAATTCTGAACTTTAATTCTTATTTTAAATACTTTATGATTTTTCATAAAGTATTTAGAAAACTCTTATATCTTCGCCTTTTTAACCCATTTTCAATAAATTTTAGATAATATATTTAAAAAACTATAAACTATGGATTTTTAATGATTGTAAATATTTCTCTACCAGATAATACTAAATACGATATTACTATTGATACTTTAGAAAAACAATATTTTGACAGAAAAGTTGTAATAGTTACAAACCCAACGGTGAGTGGCTTACACTTAGAATATCTAAAAGAAAAAATTTCAGCAAAAGAGTTGTCTGTTGTAACAATCCCTGATGGTGAACAGTATAAACATATGAAAACTATTGAAGATATTTTAGAACACTGTTTTGAACAAAAACTAAATAGAAACTCTTTACTTATTGCCTTTGGTGGTGGTGTTATTGGAGATATGACAGGTTTTGCTGCTTCGATTTATCAAAGAGGAATTGATTTTATTCAAATACCTACGACTTTGCTTTCTCAAGTTGATGCAAGTGTTGGTGGTAAAACAGGAGTTAACAATAAGTTTGGTAAAAACCTAATTGGTTCTTTTCATCAACCAATTGCAGTTAATATTGATCCTCATTTTTTAACAACTTTACCAAAAAGAGAGGTGGGTGCAGGAATTGCAGAGATTGTTAAAATGGCAGTAACATTTAATAAAGATTTCTTTTCTTGGCTTGAAGAAAATGATTTAAATGATAAGGAAAATGTTAAAACAGCTATTGCAAAATCAGTTGAAACTAAAGCTTGGGTTGTGAGTCAAGATGAAAAAGAAAAAGGCTTAAGAGCAGCACTTAACTATGGACATACTTTTGGTCATGTAATTGAAAATGAAACAAACTATAATACTTATTTACATGGTGAAGCTGTTGGTATTGGAATGGTTATGGCAAATGAACTTGCATGTAAAATAGGGTATATGAGTGAAGATGAAGCTTTAAGAGTTAAAAAACTATTAGAAAAATATGATATTCCAACTGACTATAAGATAGAGGATGTGGAAGACTTTTATGAGCATTTCTTTTTAGATAAAAAATCATTAGACAATAAAATAAAATTTATAGTTCCTAAAGGTATTGGAGATTGTGAAATCACAGATGAGATTTCAAAAGATGATGTAATGCAAGTTCTAAAAGGGTTCACAAATTGAAAAATATTTTCAAACTATTATTACTAACTTTAGTTATAACTTTTTCATTTGCACAAGAAAATACAAAAGAAACTGTATCTAACAAGCTTTCTGATATTGAAGCAATAGAAGTAAAAAGATTAAAAGAGATTGAAGAAGAGAAGTTAAAACAAAAAAAAGAAGAAGAAAAACGAGCAAAAGTTACTGAATTAAAAAATAAGATTGATGCAATTGATTCTGAATTAAAAAACAATATTTTATTAAAAAGATATAGCAATTATGATGCATATAGAAGAATTTCTCAAGAACTAGATGATTTAAAAGATAATCTTGAAAGTGTAAATCCAAAAAATGAAGATAAGATTTTTCAATTAAACAATAAAATTAGAATTAAAGAAAATGAGTTAGAATTAATTTCAGAATATAAAGGTTCACCTATTGGAGGACTTATTAATCCACCAGAAATAGAAAGTTATGAATCTATAACAAATCCTTTTGGAATAATAAATGCTCTTTCATATATTAAAAAATTAGAAAATAATAAAAAGCAGTTTTCTTCTATTGAAGAGAGAATTTCAGAGATTACTAATTTACTTGATGAAAAACTATTTGCATATGTTGAACTTTACAATACAGATCCAAAACCAGAGTATAAAGAAGAAATAAACTTCTTAGATAAAGAGAAAAAAGATTTTCATATGGTTCTTGAAATTGTATCTACTACAGAAGAAGTTTATACAAGAAAGATAGAACAAGTAATTTTAGAGACAAAATCACAAATTTCTAATCAAGTTGAAAAGATATTTAATATTGCAATGATTATTGTTTCTTTATTCTTAATTACATTCTTAATAAAACTTGCACTTAAAAAGTATTTTTCTCAAAATGAAAACTATTATATGACAAATAAAGTGATTAACTTTTTTGTTGTTTTCTTTATTATGATGATTATTTTATTCTCATATATTGACAATGTATCTTATGTAGTTACAATCTTAGGTTTTGCATCTGCTGGTATTGCAATTGCACTTAAAGATTGGTTTATGTCTATTTTTGGATGGATGGTAATTGTTACTTCAGGTTCTATACATGTAGGAGATAGAATAAAAGTTACTAGAAATGGTCTTGAAGTAGTTGGGGATGTACTTGATATTTCACTATTTAAAATAACAGTTAGAGAAGATATTACATTAACATCATACAATGTAAATAGAAGAACAGGAAGAATTTTCTTTATTCCAAATAACTATATTTTCTCAGAAATGATAGCAAACTATACTCACTCAGGACTTAGAACTGTTTGGGATGGTATTGATATTACAATTACTTTTGATTCAAACCATAAAAAAGCACAACATATTGCAAAAGAGATTTTAAAACATTATTCAAAAGGTTATACTGATATTACAAGAAAACAGTTATCAAAAATGAGAAGTAAATATCAACTAAGAGCAACAGGTGTTGAACCAAGAGTTTATACTTTTGTTGAGTCATATGGTATTGTAATTTCTTCTTGGTATTTAACAAACTCTTATGCGGCATTAGTACTTAGAAGTACAATGTCTCCTGAAATACTTGAAGCCTTTATGAAAGAGGACGATATTCATATCGCATACCCAACTCAAACTGTTAATTCAAGTACAGGAGTTAGAACTCCACCACTTGATTTGGAGAGCGTATAATTATGCAATTTAGTACAAGTAAACAAAAAGTATATTTTAAAACTTTTGGTTGTAGAACAAATGTTTTTGATACTCAAGTTATGATGAGTAATCTAAAAGATTTTGAAGTTACAACTGATGAAAAGCAAGCAGATATTGTTGTTATAAATTCATGTACAGTTACAAATAGTGCAGATAGTACGGCAAGAGGTTATATTAATTCTTTACAGAAATTAACTAAACCACCAAGAGTTATCTTCACAGGTTGTGGAGTTTGGACAAAGGGTGAAAATCTTTTTAAAGATAATAAAATAGATGCTCTTTTTGGACATAGTGAAAAAGAAAATATTAACGAGCTTCTAAAAAAAGAAGAGAGATTTTTTGATGCTGGGGATTTAGAACATATTGATGACACTATTGTTGAAGAGTTTATCGGTAAAAGTAGGGCATTTATTAAGATACAAGAAGGTTGTGACTTTAGATGTTCATATTGTATTATTCCTTATGTAAGAGGAGATGCAAGAAGCTATAAAGAAGACAAGATTTTAGAGCAAGTTACTACCTTAGCAGCAAATGGTTTTGGTGAGTTTATTTTAACAGGAACAAATGTAGGTTCTTATGGTAAAAAGCAACATACATCTTTAGCAAAACTTTTAAAGAAAATGTCTTTGATAAAAGGTGTTAGAAGAATTAGAATGGGAAGTATAGAACCTATTCAAATTGATGATGAGTTTAAAGAGATAATAAATGAACCTTTTATGGCAAAACATTTACATATTGCACTTCAACATACTTCTAAAACTATGCTAAAAATTATGAATAGAAGAAACAAGGTATTATCTGATTTAGAACTTTTTGAATTTTTAAAAGATAATGGCTATGCATTAGGTACTGATTTTATAGTAGGGCATCCTGGTGAAACTGATGAGTTATGGAAAGAAGCAGTTGAAAATTTACATAGATTTCCTCTTACTCATGTTCATGCCTTTACTTATTCAAAAAGAGATGGAACACCAAGTGCAACTATGAAAGAAGAAGTTCGAGGTGATATCGCAAAAATAAGATATAACGAACTAACTGCTATTATTAAACAAAAGAATTTAGACTTTAGACAAAACAATACAAAACCTTTAGATGTGTTAATCGAATCATATAAAGATGGTAAGTATCATGGACTTGATCAACACTTCAATCAAATAGAGGTTGAAAGTAGTGCAGATTTAGTAGGTGATTGGATTACAATTGAAAACTATGAAGCAAAAGAAGATAAAAATGTGGCAAAATTCTAATAACAAAAAACAAAATAATTTACTAGATAAAAATATCAAGTTGATGGCAATATCTGCCGTTGTATTAATTGTATTATTTTTATATACTTTATATAAAAGTAGTGCACATATAGAGTCTGGTTCATACTACTTTGGAATTATCTTTTTACTATTTTTATTAGTTTTTGCAGTATTTGCAAGAATAAAGCAAGATAAAATTCAAAAGTTTTTAAATAAAAATAGAAAAGAGAATGAAAACAGTTTTTCAACTGAATTAAAACAAGCAAAACAAACATCAGTAGTAAAAGAAGAACAAGAAGAAAACTCTTCTATAAAAGCAGTTAATTCTGATGTTAGTTTCAATGATGTTGCTGGTATTTCTGAAGTAAAAGCTGAACTTGAAGAAATAGTTGACTTTTTAAATAAACCAAGCAAATATTTAAAACATGGAGTTAAACTTCCAAAGGGTGTTTTACTTGTAGGACCTCCGGGAGTTGGAAAAACTTTAATTGCAAGAGCCGTAGCAGGTGAAGCAGATGTGCCATTTTTCTACCAAAGTGGTGCAAGTTTTGTTCAAATATATGTAGGAATGGGCGCTAAAAAAGTTCGTGAACTTTTTATGCAAGCAAAGTTAAATGCTCCTTCTATAGTATTTATAGATGAAATAGATGCAATAGGTAAACAAAGAACTGGGAAAGCAAATGATGAAAGAGAATCAACTTTAAATGAACTTCTAACTCAAATGGATGGTTTTGAAGGTGATTCAGGGGTTATTGTTATTGCTGCAACAAATAAGATTGAAGTTTTAGATGATGCACTTTTAAGAGCAGGAAGATTTGATAGAAGAGTTTTTGTAAACCTACCTAATATAGAAGATAGAAAAAAGATTTTAGAACTATACTTAGATAAAAAGCATTATGAATTTGATCTTGATAGCTTAGCCCATGAAACTTCAGGTTTCTCTTCTGCTGCACTTTCAACTTTAGTTAATGAAGCTTTATTAAATATGATAAAAAGAGAATCAAAAGTTGTAGAACAAATTGATATAGATACAGCAAAAACAAAGATAGAGTTTGGTAAAAAACAAGCCCTTCTTTTAGATGACAAACAAAAAGAGATTTTAGCTATTTATCAAGCAAGTAAAGCTTATATAACAAAATCAAAAGTTTTACTATTTGATGAAAAAGTTTCTATTTTAGACTCTATTTATCCCTCATACAATGAACTATTAGAGAATATAAAAAGATATCTTTGTGGTTCAATTGCTGTTGAAGTTATCAAAAATGAAAAATATGCCATAAATAAAGATGACATTAAAAAAGCCTATAAATTAGCAGAAGATATGAAAGAAGAGTATAAAATGGTTAAAAGCTCTCAAAATATTATTGATGAAGTATCTAACTCTTTAAGATCAACAATTTCTCAAAATGTAAATGAAATAAATAGATTAAAAACATTAATTTTAGAAAATGAGGTAATTTTAGAAGATGACATTTAAATATTTTTCAGGGTTTTCTTTAGAAAATGAAAAAGAGCTTTTTGAAGACTATTTAGTTGAAAATGACTTAACAGTTTCTGGATTTTCTTATGGAGCTATAAAAGCTTTTGAATATGCTTTAACTACAAAGAGAAGAGTTGATTTACTTCAACTTTTTTCACCTGCATTTTTTCAAACTAAAGATGAAAAGTTTAAAAGAACTCAACTAATGTATTACAAAAAAGATGAAGAAACTTATTGTAATACTTTTTTACAAAATGTTTCTTTTCCCTCTAAAGTTAATATGAAAGAGTATCATAAAGAAGGGCATGTACAAGAACTAGAAGAGTTACTTTATTATAAGTGGGATGAAAAAGATTTACAAACTCTTATAGAAAGAGGAACAAAAATAGAAGTATATTTAGGTCAAAAAGATAAAATTATTGATACAACAAATGCAAAAGAATTTTTTGAAAAATTTGCAACAGTTTATTATTTAAAAGAGAAAGGACATATTTTAAAATGAGTAATGAAATAGCAAAAATTGGAATTATTACAACTTCAGATAGAGCCAGTAAAGGTATTTATGAAGATATCTCAGGGAAAGCAATTGAAGAAACTATGAATGATTATTTAACTTCACCTTGGGAACCAGTTTATAGATGTATTGAAGATGATCAAGAAACTATTGAAAATACATTAAAAGAGCTTGTTGATCAAGAAGAGTGTTGTTTAGTAGTTACTACAGGTGGAACAGGACCAGCTAAAAGAGATGTGACTCCAGAAGCAACAGAAGCAGTGTGTGATAGAATGATGCCAGGCTTTGGTGAACTAATGAGAGCTGAGTCTTTAAAGTTTGTACCAACTGCAATTTTATCGAGACAAACAGCCGGACTTAGAGGAAGTTCACTAATAATAAATCTTCCAGGAAAACCAAAATCAATAAGAGAGTGTCTAGATGCAGTATTCCCTGCAGTTCCATATTGTATTGATTTAATGGAAGGTCCATTTTTAGAGTGTAATGAAGAGGTTATGAAACCTTTTAGACCAAAGAAAAAATAGTTATATCTTTCAATAGACACACTTAGATGTGTCTTTGAAAGCTTTTTAATGCTTACCTATAAACTCTGCTTTATTTATATGTTCCACATTTTTATTTGCAATACCTTTAATCTCTAATGATGTTTCTCTTACGTGTTGAGCGACATTAGCATTTTGTTGTGTTAAAGTATCAATTTGGGCAACAGAATCATTTATAAGTGATATACTTTTTTCTTGTTCTTGAGAAGCCTCTACTACTTCTTCAATTAATTTTGTTGTTTTTGATATATTTTCATCAAGTTCTTGGTATCCTACAATCATTTTATCTGCAATTGTTTTACCTTCATCAGCTTTTATAGTAGCAGATTCTACTAAGTTTTTTATCTCTTTTGCTGCTTCAGCAGATCTACTTGCAAGGTTTCTAACTTCTCCTGCAACTACAGAAAAACCTTTTCCTGCTTCTCCAGCTGTAGCTGCTTCAACTGCTGCATTTAATGAAAGAATGTTTGTTTGAAAGGCAATTTGGTCTATTAAGTTAATAGCTTCATGTACAGCATTTGTAGAATCATTTATTTCATTCATGGCAGTTACTGTTTCAGACGCAAGTTTTAATCCTCCTGTAATAGAAGTTTTTACATTTTCACCTTGTAAAGACATAGTTTTTGCAGTTTGAGTATTACCTCTTGTTGTATTAGTTATTTCTTCAATAGCAGCAGAAGTTTCTTCTATAGCTGATACTTGAGAATTAGTAGCTTCAAATAATGAATTTGCATCCTCAAGTAAACCATGGGATTTATCTTTTAATGAAATACTTGTTTTATATTTTGTTCTAAGGTTATTTGTTATTTCTCCTTTTAAAAAGTTGATACCTTTTGCTAACTCTTGAAGTTTACCGCCTTTGAATAAAGTTTCATCAATATCTTTAATATAGTTTTCATTACCATATTCTTTTAATGTATCAGCAATCTCAGTAAGACTTTGATCTAATTTTTCAGTCATTATATTTATTGATTTTGCAATATAGTTTAACTTTTCATTAGATGTTTTTATTACTATTCTATCTGTAGTGTATCCATCAGATAATTTTTCAGTTGAGAGCATTATCTCACCAAATAGAGTCAAGTCTTCAGTTTGTTTAGATTCTATCAAGTGAGATAACTCTAAAATTGTATCAATTACCTCTCTTGTTTCACCTTTACATTTATGATCTATTTTTTCAATAGAGTTTATTTCATCTTTTATGTATTGTTCAATTACTTTGATTGAATCAATTACACCTTGGTTCTTCTTTTTTTTGAGGAAAGATAGCATAATTTATCCTTTATTTTAACGTTTTGTAGAGTTCTTCAGCTTTTTCTATTTCTTTTCTTGTAGGCTTAATTCTTACAGAAATATATCTTTTTTTTCCATTGGCGGAAGTAGAAGGATAAGCTGTAGCATTTACCCAATAGTAGTTTCCATCTTTAGTTTTATTTTTTACAATACCTTTCCAGATTTTACCTGCTTGAATTGTTGACCAAAGATCTTTAAATGCGGCACTTGGCATATCGGGATGTCTTACAATATTGTGGGGTTGACCTATTAATTCCTCCTTTGTGTACCCAGCAATTGTACAAAAGTCTTCATTTGCATAAATAATGATACCTTTTTCATCCGTTTCTGAGACAATCATTGTTTTTTTATCGAGTTCAACTTCATGCATAATTTATCCTTTGAATTGGAATGTAATTAAATTGTATATTTATAGTAATTAAACTTAGATTATATAAAACAATTAATTGTGTTATTATTTAGTAATATAGAATGTAATTTTTGATAAAAAAATTATCTTAAGAACATTTTTGTATAATTATTGAACATTTAGGAGTACTATCAATGAATAAAATATTATATTCTCTAGCTTTATCAATAATTGCTTTTGCTTTAGCTTCAATTAATTTTAATCTGCAACATTCAATTCTAGTTGGAATACTTGTTTTATTAGTTGCTTTATGGACAAATGAGGGTTTACCTTTAGGTGTAGTTTCTTTATTACCAATAATTTTATTTCCTTCTTTTGATATATTAAGCACAAATGAAACCGTATCTAATTATTCAAAATCCATTATTTTTCTATTTTTAGGTGGTTTTATGATTGCAATTGCAACTCAAAAAACTGAATTACATAAATACATAGCAAACAAACTTTTAAGTATTTTTCCAAGTACTACAAGGGGAATAATCTTTTCCTTAGCAGTTACATCTGCTTTTTTAAGTTCGCTTATTTCTAATACTACAACGGCACTTTTACTTATTCCAATTGCAATGTTTTTAACAAATGAAGCAGACTTAAAATTAAGATTTGTTCTTGCTATTGCATACGGAGCAAGTGTGGGGGGAATTGTAACTCCAATTGGAACTCCTCCAAATTTAATTCTTTTAGGATTTTTAGAGCAACACAATATTGAAACAATCTCTTTTGTAAATTGGATTTTCTTAACGGCTCCCTTGGCAGTAATAATGCTTATTCTAATACCTTTTATTTTATCATTAGGTGCAAAAGATATTGTATTAGACAAAGATATAGGAAAAGTTGTTACTTTAACAAGTGAACAAAAAAGATTAGGAACTATTTTACTTACTTTAATAGTTTTACTTTTTGTAAACTCTAAAATTGAACCTTTTTATTCTGGACTTGGAATAAATGAAAAAGGAATATTATTAGGTTATGGTCTTTTAATGTTTGTTCCTAAATTAGGTTTTCTACAATGGGAAGATGCAAGAAAAATACCTTATGAGATAATTTTCTTATTTGGTGCAGGTTTTTCTATTGCAATGGCATTTTCTTCAACAGGCTTAGCTGAACAAATTGCAAGTTATTTATTAGCATTAACTTCTTTCCCTGTTATGTTACTTATTTTATTAGTTGCTGCACTTGTAACTTTTACTACAGAAGTTACTTCAAATACAGCACTTATTTCTATTGCTTTACCAATAATTTATTCTTTAGGTGAAGCAGCCCAAGTTGATATTCAGTTGATTCTTTTTGTAGCTACAATTTGTGCTTCATATGCCTTTATGCTTCCTATTGCAACTCCACCTAATGCTATTGCGATGAGTAGTGGGGCAGTAAAAGTAAAAGATATGGCAAAGTATGGTTTTGTATTTAATTTATTAGGAATTTTGTCAATTACAATAGTTGCGTTAGTTTATTGGCAGTTTATGATTTAAAAGAAGACTCAAAGAGAGTCTTTCTTTTAAAATGTTTCCCATTCATCATTTGAACTTGTATCTTTAAATGATTGGTTTTTTTCTACTTTAGAAGGAGCTTTTTTCGCTTCTGAATGATTAGTTTGTTTAGGTATAGATTCATTATTTTGATTAGAGTTTGTTTTTATCTCTTTTGTAATATCAATATTGTCTTTTCCTTCAAAATCTTTTTTATCAACTTCTGAAACAATCTCTCTTGCTAAAGAAGCTGTATTTGTAGCAATTTCTTGTGTTTCTGTTGCTACAGCTGCATTTTTTTGAGTTTGTTGATCTAGTGAGTTAATAGCATCATTAATTTGAACTATTCCAGTTTCTTGTTCTTTAGAAGCATTAGAAACATCAGAAATAAGTTCAATAGTTTTATCAATGTTTGTATTTAAACTTGTATATCCTTTAATCATATTTCCTGCAATATTTTTACCTTCATTCGCTTTTATATTTGCATTTTCAACTAATTCTTTAATCTCTTTTGCTGCTTCAGCTGATCTTGAAGCTAAATTTCTAACTTCTTGTGCAACTACTGCAAAACCTTTTCCAGCTTCTCCTGCAGTTGCAGCTTCTACTGCTGCATTTAGTGAAAGAATATTTGTCTGGAATGCAATTTGGTCAATTACAGTAATTGCTTCATTAATAGATGTTACTTGATCATTAATATCATCCATAGCTACTGTTGTTTTTGTAGCTAATTCTTGACCTTCACTTGCAGAGTTTGTAACTTGTGTAGCAAACTCTGACATCTCTGCAACTTTTAAGCTTGTAGATTTAACGTTTCCAGTTATTTCTTCTAAGGCAGCAGCTGTTTCTTCTAAGCTTGCAGCAGCTTCATTTGAAGCTTGATTTAAAATATCAACATTTTTTAAAAGTATATTTGAAGATTCATTTACAATAAGACCATTCTTTTTATTTTCAACCAACATTTGAGTAATAGACTCACCTAAAGAATTAACACC includes these proteins:
- a CDS encoding thioredoxin domain-containing protein; its protein translation is MQNKKVVLVSIVALLALFFVAGYVYKNKQSEEYKNISENQALVFQRPYSIVIGNKDAKLQLVEFFDPACGTCAYFHPHVKEIMKEHEGKIKLVLRYAPFHQNSNYAVKMLEGAREQGMFMETLEFMFATQTYWIKNHVVQPKQLWALLANVKGLDMEKMTEFMNNNKTADERIAQDLKDAETLKADKTPSYFVNGKPLQEFGLENLKKLINSEL
- the aroB gene encoding 3-dehydroquinate synthase, yielding MIVNISLPDNTKYDITIDTLEKQYFDRKVVIVTNPTVSGLHLEYLKEKISAKELSVVTIPDGEQYKHMKTIEDILEHCFEQKLNRNSLLIAFGGGVIGDMTGFAASIYQRGIDFIQIPTTLLSQVDASVGGKTGVNNKFGKNLIGSFHQPIAVNIDPHFLTTLPKREVGAGIAEIVKMAVTFNKDFFSWLEENDLNDKENVKTAIAKSVETKAWVVSQDEKEKGLRAALNYGHTFGHVIENETNYNTYLHGEAVGIGMVMANELACKIGYMSEDEALRVKKLLEKYDIPTDYKIEDVEDFYEHFFLDKKSLDNKIKFIVPKGIGDCEITDEISKDDVMQVLKGFTN
- a CDS encoding mechanosensitive ion channel family protein is translated as MKNIFKLLLLTLVITFSFAQENTKETVSNKLSDIEAIEVKRLKEIEEEKLKQKKEEEKRAKVTELKNKIDAIDSELKNNILLKRYSNYDAYRRISQELDDLKDNLESVNPKNEDKIFQLNNKIRIKENELELISEYKGSPIGGLINPPEIESYESITNPFGIINALSYIKKLENNKKQFSSIEERISEITNLLDEKLFAYVELYNTDPKPEYKEEINFLDKEKKDFHMVLEIVSTTEEVYTRKIEQVILETKSQISNQVEKIFNIAMIIVSLFLITFLIKLALKKYFSQNENYYMTNKVINFFVVFFIMMIILFSYIDNVSYVVTILGFASAGIAIALKDWFMSIFGWMVIVTSGSIHVGDRIKVTRNGLEVVGDVLDISLFKITVREDITLTSYNVNRRTGRIFFIPNNYIFSEMIANYTHSGLRTVWDGIDITITFDSNHKKAQHIAKEILKHYSKGYTDITRKQLSKMRSKYQLRATGVEPRVYTFVESYGIVISSWYLTNSYAALVLRSTMSPEILEAFMKEDDIHIAYPTQTVNSSTGVRTPPLDLESV
- the mtaB gene encoding tRNA (N(6)-L-threonylcarbamoyladenosine(37)-C(2))-methylthiotransferase MtaB — its product is MQFSTSKQKVYFKTFGCRTNVFDTQVMMSNLKDFEVTTDEKQADIVVINSCTVTNSADSTARGYINSLQKLTKPPRVIFTGCGVWTKGENLFKDNKIDALFGHSEKENINELLKKEERFFDAGDLEHIDDTIVEEFIGKSRAFIKIQEGCDFRCSYCIIPYVRGDARSYKEDKILEQVTTLAANGFGEFILTGTNVGSYGKKQHTSLAKLLKKMSLIKGVRRIRMGSIEPIQIDDEFKEIINEPFMAKHLHIALQHTSKTMLKIMNRRNKVLSDLELFEFLKDNGYALGTDFIVGHPGETDELWKEAVENLHRFPLTHVHAFTYSKRDGTPSATMKEEVRGDIAKIRYNELTAIIKQKNLDFRQNNTKPLDVLIESYKDGKYHGLDQHFNQIEVESSADLVGDWITIENYEAKEDKNVAKF
- a CDS encoding AAA family ATPase, which encodes MKQKKIKMWQNSNNKKQNNLLDKNIKLMAISAVVLIVLFLYTLYKSSAHIESGSYYFGIIFLLFLLVFAVFARIKQDKIQKFLNKNRKENENSFSTELKQAKQTSVVKEEQEENSSIKAVNSDVSFNDVAGISEVKAELEEIVDFLNKPSKYLKHGVKLPKGVLLVGPPGVGKTLIARAVAGEADVPFFYQSGASFVQIYVGMGAKKVRELFMQAKLNAPSIVFIDEIDAIGKQRTGKANDERESTLNELLTQMDGFEGDSGVIVIAATNKIEVLDDALLRAGRFDRRVFVNLPNIEDRKKILELYLDKKHYEFDLDSLAHETSGFSSAALSTLVNEALLNMIKRESKVVEQIDIDTAKTKIEFGKKQALLLDDKQKEILAIYQASKAYITKSKVLLFDEKVSILDSIYPSYNELLENIKRYLCGSIAVEVIKNEKYAINKDDIKKAYKLAEDMKEEYKMVKSSQNIIDEVSNSLRSTISQNVNEINRLKTLILENEVILEDDI
- the bioV gene encoding pimelyl-ACP methyl ester esterase BioV; protein product: MTFKYFSGFSLENEKELFEDYLVENDLTVSGFSYGAIKAFEYALTTKRRVDLLQLFSPAFFQTKDEKFKRTQLMYYKKDEETYCNTFLQNVSFPSKVNMKEYHKEGHVQELEELLYYKWDEKDLQTLIERGTKIEVYLGQKDKIIDTTNAKEFFEKFATVYYLKEKGHILK
- the mog gene encoding molybdopterin adenylyltransferase produces the protein MSNEIAKIGIITTSDRASKGIYEDISGKAIEETMNDYLTSPWEPVYRCIEDDQETIENTLKELVDQEECCLVVTTGGTGPAKRDVTPEATEAVCDRMMPGFGELMRAESLKFVPTAILSRQTAGLRGSSLIINLPGKPKSIRECLDAVFPAVPYCIDLMEGPFLECNEEVMKPFRPKKK
- a CDS encoding methyl-accepting chemotaxis protein — protein: MLSFLKKKKNQGVIDSIKVIEQYIKDEINSIEKIDHKCKGETREVIDTILELSHLIESKQTEDLTLFGEIMLSTEKLSDGYTTDRIVIKTSNEKLNYIAKSINIMTEKLDQSLTEIADTLKEYGNENYIKDIDETLFKGGKLQELAKGINFLKGEITNNLRTKYKTSISLKDKSHGLLEDANSLFEATNSQVSAIEETSAAIEEITNTTRGNTQTAKTMSLQGENVKTSITGGLKLASETVTAMNEINDSTNAVHEAINLIDQIAFQTNILSLNAAVEAATAGEAGKGFSVVAGEVRNLASRSAEAAKEIKNLVESATIKADEGKTIADKMIVGYQELDENISKTTKLIEEVVEASQEQEKSISLINDSVAQIDTLTQQNANVAQHVRETSLEIKGIANKNVEHINKAEFIGKH
- a CDS encoding PAS domain-containing protein, with protein sequence MHEVELDKKTMIVSETDEKGIIIYANEDFCTIAGYTKEELIGQPHNIVRHPDMPSAAFKDLWSTIQAGKIWKGIVKNKTKDGNYYWVNATAYPSTSANGKKRYISVRIKPTRKEIEKAEELYKTLK
- a CDS encoding DASS family sodium-coupled anion symporter, whose amino-acid sequence is MNKILYSLALSIIAFALASINFNLQHSILVGILVLLVALWTNEGLPLGVVSLLPIILFPSFDILSTNETVSNYSKSIIFLFLGGFMIAIATQKTELHKYIANKLLSIFPSTTRGIIFSLAVTSAFLSSLISNTTTALLLIPIAMFLTNEADLKLRFVLAIAYGASVGGIVTPIGTPPNLILLGFLEQHNIETISFVNWIFLTAPLAVIMLILIPFILSLGAKDIVLDKDIGKVVTLTSEQKRLGTILLTLIVLLFVNSKIEPFYSGLGINEKGILLGYGLLMFVPKLGFLQWEDARKIPYEIIFLFGAGFSIAMAFSSTGLAEQIASYLLALTSFPVMLLILLVAALVTFTTEVTSNTALISIALPIIYSLGEAAQVDIQLILFVATICASYAFMLPIATPPNAIAMSSGAVKVKDMAKYGFVFNLLGILSITIVALVYWQFMI